A genomic window from Spodoptera frugiperda isolate SF20-4 chromosome 29, AGI-APGP_CSIRO_Sfru_2.0, whole genome shotgun sequence includes:
- the LOC118268195 gene encoding dnaJ homolog subfamily A member 1 yields the protein MVKETTYYDILGVKPNCTTDELKKAYRKLALKYHPDKNPNEGERFKQISQAYEVLSNPDKRRIYDQGGEQALKEGGVGASGFSSPMDLFDMFFGGGFSGGRRRGRERKGKDVIHQLSVTLEELYRGAVRKLALQKNVICEKCEGRGGKKGAVQTCPTCRGTGMQVQIQQLAPGMIHQIQTVCSECRGQREIIDPKDRCKVCQGRKTVRDRKILEVHVDKGMTDGQKIVFSGEGDQEPELEPGDLVIVLDEKEHEIFKRSGNDLIIRLNIELVEALCGFQKVIRTLDDRDIVITVLPGEVTKHGDVKCVLNEGMPMYKNPFEKGQLIIQFLVNFPARIPPEVIPALENCLPSRPRIEIPELAEECQLIDLDPEQESRRRRAHQGNAYEEDDEHPGMNRVQCATS from the exons ATGGTGAAAGAAACAACGTACTATGACATACTGGGTGTAAAACCCAACTGCACCACAGATGAATTAAAAAAGGCTTATAGAAAACTGGCTCTCAAATACCACCCAGACAAAAACCCAAATGAAGGAGAAAGATTTAAACAGATTTCACAAGCCTATGAAGTATTGTCTAATCCAGACAAGAGACGCATTTATGACCAAG GTGGGGAACAAGCATTGAAAGAGGGAGGAGTTGGAGCAAGCGGCTTCTCCTCACCCATGGACTTGTTTGACATGTTCTTTGGCGGTGGATTCAGCGGTGGTCGTCGACGTGGTCGTGAACGCAAGGGCAAGGATGTTATTCACCAACTGTCTGTAACACTTGAAGAGCTATACCGTGGAGCTGTAAGGAAACTGGCATTGCAGAAGAATGTCATTTGTGAGAAATGTGAGGGACGTGGTGGCAAAAAG GGTGCAGTACAGACTTGCCCCACTTGTCGTGGTACAGGCATGCAGGTTCAAATTCAGCAATTGGCACCTGGTATGATCCACCAAATACAGACAGTCTGTAGTGAATGCCGTGGACAGAGGGAGATTATTGATCCTAAAGATCGCTGCAAAGTTTGTCAG GGACGTAAGACTGTGCGGGACCGCAAAATTCTTGAAGTCCATGTTGACAAGGGTATGACTGATGGCCAGAAGATTGTCTTCAGTGGAGAGGGTGATCAAGAACCAGAGCTTGAGCCTGGTGATCTTGTTATAGTTTTAGATGAGAAGGAGCATGAA atTTTCAAACGCTCTGGTAATGATCTCATTATCCGGTTGAACATTGAACTTGTTGAGGCACTGTGTGGCTTCCAGAAAGTCATCCGGACCCTAGATGACAGGGATATTGTGATAACTGTACTTCCTGGTGAAGTTACTAAGCATGGGGATGTTAAGTGTGTGTTGAATGAAG gTATGCCAATGTACAAGAATCCATTTGAAAAGGGCCAGCTTATCATCCAGTTCCTGGTCAACTTCCCTGCTCGCATTCCACCTGAAGTCATTCCTGCTCTTGAGAACTGCCTCCCATCACGCCCAAGg ATTGAAATTCCTGAACTGGCTGAAGAGTGTCAGTTGATTGACTTAGACCCAGAACAAGAGTCGCGCCGGCGACGCGCACACCAAGGCAATGCTTACGAGGAAGATGACGAACATCCTGGTATGAACAGAGTACAATGCGCTACTAGCTAA